In Coriobacteriia bacterium, the following proteins share a genomic window:
- a CDS encoding DUF6345 domain-containing protein, with translation MRKRFLVLLACCLASAAVLPASGLAAGKTMGAYECNNYSTSDAKVFYDGVKSKVAAYGISPPSELKLKSGIVYTSFDRKDLAVKYWASHGDNSGNIWGDNGVGYHGPTLAKRWVGGNLEFVFLAACRQLDGLGTNPRARYANSMVGSQGLRVIAGYHESAPGSGGDYIIAQTAINEMKNGESVKSAWMKANTAYSSTTKANYCVLTHSGSVQYSRFEGFPGSTYPRPGASSTSILRFTNAYPNGTSQPRISSAAAKTVPAFALKARPRSIKFADTAKRKSYVSFGQTKLSASEIKGIPLSRTTTESASAFCNSWLQQSVDGLSPSDVPRDGYEVSPVVMAEVNLEGRADKEIELPVAYTLSFEGSYKGIRVPDNRFVAIVDDAGLNFAAATWADFEEVPLSAEPMTASAARDILVADTKKRHKVRDKAIRQGRYTKLDKSMTAASSVPSDAELVFALDADSGLYRPAWEYKTPYGLATIDCMDGDLSYR, from the coding sequence ATGCGAAAGCGTTTCCTTGTGCTGCTTGCGTGTTGCCTTGCCTCGGCTGCGGTGCTTCCCGCGTCGGGCCTTGCGGCCGGCAAAACGATGGGTGCCTACGAGTGCAACAACTACAGCACTTCTGACGCCAAGGTGTTCTACGACGGCGTGAAGAGCAAGGTTGCCGCCTACGGGATCTCACCACCATCAGAGCTGAAGCTGAAGAGCGGGATCGTCTACACGTCCTTCGACAGGAAAGACCTGGCAGTCAAGTACTGGGCGAGCCATGGAGACAACAGCGGCAATATTTGGGGGGACAACGGAGTCGGATACCATGGACCGACACTGGCGAAGAGGTGGGTGGGAGGGAATCTGGAGTTCGTGTTCCTGGCCGCCTGCCGCCAGCTGGATGGCTTGGGCACCAACCCGAGAGCGCGGTACGCCAACTCAATGGTTGGCTCACAGGGCCTGAGGGTCATTGCCGGGTATCACGAAAGCGCCCCTGGCTCTGGAGGCGACTACATCATCGCACAGACGGCCATCAACGAGATGAAGAACGGCGAGTCGGTGAAGTCGGCGTGGATGAAAGCGAACACCGCCTACAGCTCGACTACGAAGGCAAACTACTGCGTGCTGACGCACAGTGGCAGCGTCCAGTACTCTCGTTTCGAGGGATTTCCGGGTTCGACCTATCCGCGGCCAGGGGCGAGCAGCACGAGTATCTTGCGTTTCACGAACGCCTACCCGAACGGGACTAGCCAGCCTCGAATCAGCAGCGCGGCGGCGAAGACCGTCCCCGCCTTCGCCCTCAAAGCCAGACCCCGCAGCATCAAGTTCGCCGATACCGCCAAGCGCAAGTCATACGTTTCCTTCGGACAGACCAAACTGTCGGCTTCCGAGATCAAGGGCATTCCCCTCTCACGCACGACCACCGAGAGCGCATCGGCATTCTGCAATTCGTGGCTGCAACAGTCAGTCGACGGGTTGTCACCCTCAGATGTTCCGCGCGACGGCTACGAGGTCAGTCCGGTGGTCATGGCAGAAGTGAATCTCGAGGGCAGGGCTGACAAGGAGATCGAACTGCCCGTCGCCTACACTCTGTCCTTCGAGGGCTCGTACAAGGGGATCAGGGTCCCTGACAACCGCTTCGTCGCTATCGTTGATGATGCCGGCTTGAACTTCGCTGCCGCGACCTGGGCCGACTTCGAAGAGGTCCCGCTATCGGCGGAGCCCATGACTGCATCCGCTGCACGTGACATCCTTGTTGCAGACACCAAGAAGCGACACAAGGTCCGAGACAAGGCCATTAGGCAAGGCAGGTACACCAAACTAGACAAGTCCATGACGGCCGCGTCGTCCGTCCCCTCCGATGCAGAACTGGTCTTCGCTCTGGATGCTGACTCGGGCCTGTATCGACCCGCCTGGGAGTACAAGACGCCCTATGGCTTGGCTACCATCGACTGCATGGATGGGGATCTCAGCTACCGCTAG
- a CDS encoding DUF2726 domain-containing protein, whose product MKGTPDSAPTVGDLPYRLRDDFLSPAELSFYRVLVTAIGGTATVCPKVNLSDVLFVARPNENQGARGRISQKHVDFLICDSATMRPRLGLELDDSSHQRADRQARDEFVDAVFAAASLPLVHVPVRASYAPADIAALLSPHLSQGGPAAAPAAPPTAVSVTPSAAPVCPKCGIPMVLRTAGRGDRQGEQFYGCTNYPKCRETAKP is encoded by the coding sequence ATGAAGGGAACACCCGATTCGGCGCCAACGGTTGGCGACCTTCCGTATCGGCTGCGTGACGATTTCCTGTCACCTGCCGAGTTGTCCTTCTATCGCGTGCTGGTGACCGCGATTGGTGGCACCGCGACCGTCTGCCCGAAGGTGAATCTGAGCGATGTCCTGTTCGTCGCGCGGCCAAACGAGAACCAAGGTGCACGCGGACGAATCTCGCAGAAGCACGTTGACTTCCTCATCTGTGATTCCGCCACGATGCGGCCCCGTCTAGGCCTCGAACTCGATGATTCCAGCCATCAGAGGGCCGATCGCCAGGCTCGGGACGAGTTCGTGGACGCTGTGTTCGCTGCTGCGTCGCTGCCGCTGGTTCACGTTCCGGTGCGCGCTTCGTACGCGCCAGCCGATATCGCAGCGCTTCTGAGCCCGCATCTCAGTCAGGGCGGTCCGGCTGCCGCGCCAGCGGCACCGCCGACCGCAGTGTCAGTGACTCCCTCGGCAGCACCCGTATGCCCAAAGTGCGGCATCCCGATGGTGTTGCGCACTGCGGGGCGTGGCGACCGTCAGGGTGAGCAGTTCTACGGGTGCACCAACTATCCGAAGTGTCGTGAGACAGCCAAGCCATAG